In Nitrospira sp., a single genomic region encodes these proteins:
- the polA gene encoding DNA polymerase I: MISTDQRRRVLYLIDGSAYVYRAFFALPPLNNSKGFQTNAIYGFTTTLTKIIREHKPDGLAVAFDERGPTIRHAEFKAYKAQRPPMPEGMQTQVPYIHRLVEAFSIPVVREAGYEADDLIGTLARQAEHAGYDVVIVTGDKDMFQLLTPHTRIFDPVKNKWSGEAECLERFGVEPSRVVEVMGLMGDSTDNIPGVKGIGEKTAIKLIAQFGTIEDLLRRVEEVTPPRTRTMLIEQAENARLSRRLATIQIDSPVRFDPTTYRLQEPQTDRLADLFRELEFTTLLKSLPSPSEPVAARAAETQVIEDEQAAEQFVRDLPKESPLGVRCLLSRGTGVNASMQGMALSAGGMTAFIPLEVHAYMRPITALLHDGARTKIVHDLKATLLAFHRIGVPLAGPYFDAMVADYLLNPNRRDHQLETVALEVLNHRLGQGKEQKAVPRSLFDAETGSREETAEAASALAGLGPVLTERLSEQGSFKLFQDVEMPLVPVLVEIERNGFLLDVEGLHELSKELERELDRMMETIAGLAGGAFNINSPKQLATVLFEQLGLKPIRKTKTGYSTDEDTLSQLAIQHELPQQILNYRSLSKLKSTYVDALPELVNPETKRLHTSLNQTVAATGRLSSTDPNLQNIPVKGDYGLRIREAFIAPKGHELLCADYSQIEPRILAHLSQDPRLISVFTKGEDIHMATAMEIFNLPAGQITRDMRRVAKTVVFGIVYGISPFGLSQNIGVSQAEAKKYIETFFEKFAAVRALMDRNIAEGKEKGYTTTILGRRRPIPELQSSDPIQRSFGERMAVNSPIQGSAADLIKVAMINVHRRVHKELPHTKMILQVHDELIFEVPEQAVDEAKRLVKSEMEGVGRALGLSVPLKVDLGAGRNWRAAHP; the protein is encoded by the coding sequence ATGATTTCTACGGACCAACGACGCCGAGTGCTCTATCTGATCGACGGCAGCGCCTACGTCTATCGCGCGTTCTTTGCCCTGCCTCCGTTGAACAATTCGAAAGGCTTCCAGACGAACGCGATCTACGGTTTCACGACGACGCTGACGAAGATCATCCGCGAGCACAAACCGGACGGACTCGCTGTGGCATTCGATGAAAGGGGTCCGACGATTCGGCATGCGGAATTCAAGGCATACAAGGCCCAGCGACCGCCGATGCCGGAAGGAATGCAGACCCAGGTGCCCTACATCCACCGCCTTGTCGAGGCGTTCTCGATCCCCGTCGTCCGGGAGGCCGGCTATGAAGCCGACGACCTGATCGGGACGCTGGCGCGCCAAGCCGAACATGCCGGCTACGACGTGGTGATCGTGACGGGCGACAAAGACATGTTTCAATTGTTGACTCCGCACACCCGCATCTTCGACCCGGTCAAGAACAAATGGTCCGGCGAAGCGGAGTGCCTCGAGCGGTTCGGTGTCGAGCCGTCTCGCGTCGTCGAAGTGATGGGACTGATGGGAGACAGTACGGACAACATTCCCGGCGTGAAGGGAATCGGCGAGAAAACGGCGATCAAACTGATCGCGCAGTTCGGGACGATCGAGGATCTGCTGCGACGGGTTGAAGAAGTGACGCCGCCGCGGACCAGGACGATGCTTATCGAGCAGGCAGAGAATGCGCGCCTCAGCCGTCGGCTTGCGACCATCCAGATTGATTCCCCAGTACGATTTGATCCGACCACCTATCGGTTGCAGGAGCCGCAGACGGACCGGCTCGCTGATCTCTTTCGCGAGCTGGAATTCACGACGCTGTTGAAATCGTTGCCGTCGCCGTCCGAACCGGTTGCCGCGAGGGCGGCGGAGACTCAGGTCATCGAGGACGAGCAGGCTGCCGAACAATTTGTCAGGGACCTGCCGAAGGAAAGCCCTCTCGGGGTGCGTTGTCTCCTATCGCGCGGAACAGGAGTGAACGCTTCGATGCAGGGGATGGCGCTTTCCGCAGGAGGGATGACCGCGTTCATTCCGCTCGAGGTCCATGCCTACATGAGACCCATTACAGCCCTGCTGCATGACGGCGCGAGAACCAAGATCGTCCATGATCTGAAGGCGACGCTGCTGGCCTTTCACCGGATTGGAGTACCCCTTGCCGGGCCGTATTTCGACGCGATGGTTGCGGATTACCTTCTCAACCCGAACCGCCGCGACCATCAACTTGAAACCGTGGCCTTGGAAGTGTTGAATCATCGCCTCGGACAGGGGAAGGAACAGAAAGCGGTCCCGCGGAGTCTGTTCGATGCCGAAACGGGATCGCGTGAAGAGACGGCGGAAGCCGCGTCGGCGTTGGCGGGTCTCGGTCCTGTCCTGACCGAACGTCTGTCGGAACAGGGAAGTTTCAAACTGTTTCAGGACGTTGAAATGCCGCTTGTCCCGGTGCTGGTGGAAATCGAACGGAACGGATTCTTGTTGGACGTCGAAGGTCTGCACGAGTTGAGCAAGGAATTGGAACGGGAACTCGACCGGATGATGGAGACCATCGCCGGACTGGCCGGCGGCGCGTTCAACATCAACTCTCCCAAGCAATTGGCGACCGTCTTGTTCGAACAGCTCGGGTTGAAACCGATCCGCAAGACCAAGACAGGCTACTCGACGGACGAAGATACTCTCTCGCAACTGGCGATACAACACGAATTACCCCAGCAGATCTTGAACTATCGGAGCCTCAGCAAGCTGAAGTCCACGTATGTTGATGCCTTGCCCGAATTGGTCAATCCGGAGACCAAGCGGCTGCACACCTCGCTCAACCAGACGGTCGCCGCAACTGGCCGGCTGTCCTCTACGGATCCGAACCTCCAAAACATTCCGGTCAAGGGCGACTATGGTCTTCGCATCCGCGAAGCCTTCATCGCACCGAAGGGCCATGAACTGCTCTGCGCCGACTACAGCCAGATCGAGCCGCGCATTCTCGCGCACCTGTCACAGGATCCCCGCTTGATCAGCGTATTCACCAAGGGGGAAGATATCCACATGGCGACCGCCATGGAGATCTTCAATCTACCGGCCGGTCAGATCACACGCGACATGCGGCGTGTCGCCAAGACTGTGGTCTTCGGCATCGTCTACGGCATCAGCCCCTTCGGGCTGTCGCAGAATATCGGTGTATCGCAGGCCGAGGCGAAGAAATACATCGAAACGTTTTTTGAGAAGTTCGCGGCGGTGCGGGCGCTCATGGACCGGAACATCGCGGAGGGCAAGGAAAAGGGCTACACGACGACGATCCTCGGCCGCCGCCGGCCCATTCCTGAGCTTCAGAGCAGTGATCCAATCCAGCGCAGCTTCGGCGAACGTATGGCCGTGAACAGCCCGATTCAAGGATCCGCCGCCGAC